The genomic interval TCTCCCAGCCCCAACGCAGAACTGTCAGACCCCACCCGTATCCTTCCTATTCGCCCCGGAGGGATATGACCAAAAGGCTCACGCCGAAGCAGCTACAGAAAGCACTGCGCAAACACCGGTTCCCGGCAGACGACGGTTGGACCATGACCACGCCGACCGCGAGCGCCATCGCGGTCACCAATGGCAGTGAATCCTTCAATATTGAAATGATCCTCGACCAGCAGCGCGCGGGCCGAGTCGACCAACTCTGCACCGCACTCGGGCGCCTGTTGCTCACCATGCGCGACCACGAGCCCACCATAACTTGGGCCGTCGCCGCACCCCACACCGACGCGTGGCTCGAGACCTTCGAGAAGATCCCGCTGCGGGTGCTGGCCACCTTTCGGCTCGCGCTCATGCTGGCGGATCACGACCGCGTGATCGAGTACCCCAACGACTACGAGTACGACGAGCGGGTGCTGCTCGATGATGAGGATCTTTCAGACCTCGTGCTGCCATCAGACATCGACGACGAGCTGGATGCCCTCCTCGATGGTGACATGAACAATCACTAAGCGCGCGTGCGTGACCGCGGAGACCGGTTGCGCATCGGGGGCGCGGCGCGTCATCACTTGGCACTTCTGCCATACTCTCCGACCGTGCGTGCATGACGAATACCGCGCCATCTCCGGCCAACACGATCCCCGGATACAATCTGGTCGAACCCTCCGAGCGCGACGCGTGCGCAGCCATGCAACGCGTGTTCGGCGCTATCAAGGCCGATGAGCGCTGGGCGCAGGCGTGCGCTCAGGTCAACCTGCGGCCCGGCTTCGTACAACCGGGTGAGGAATTGCGCGACGTAGCCGCGGCCCTCGCGCTGCAGGGCGGAGCCGCCGCCACCGTCGCGCGCTCGATCGAAATCCGCATCCGCACGTACTACGGCCTGCCCCTCACTCCCGCTTCCGCATCCACGAGCGCTGCATCATGACCGCCGATCCGCTGTACGCGATGGAGCGCCTGCAAGAGATCGCCGACCTCGATCTGCTCTCTGCCGACGTCGATCCGATTCTCCAAGACGTCGCCGCTCGTGCCGCGACGCACCTCTCGCTGCCGGTGTCGTTGATCAGCGTCGTGCTCGATGACGCGCTCCACGTGGCCGGCTCACATGGACTCGATGGACTCTGGCTCGGCGAAACCGGTGGCCATCCGGTGGAGTGGTCGTTCTGCGCCACATCGGTTCGTACCCGCGAAGCGTACGTGGTGGAGCGCGCGACCGAAGACGCCTATCACCGCACGAATCCGTTGGTCGTTCAAGACGGTGTTCGTTGCTATGCCGGCGTGCCGCTGATCTCGTCACGCGGCTATGTACTGGGCAACCTCTGCGTGGTCGGACTCGAAGAGCGCACCTTCACCGCCAATGAAGTCGCGTTCTTGCATGAGATGGCACAGACGACGGTGGCGCGGATCGAAGAACGTCGTGGGCGGGCTAGTGCCGCCGTGCCCCACGCGTAACTTCCGCTACTGGGAGGCCTCGGCCTCCGCGTTATCCCGCTGGCGTCCAATTCTCTTCATTGCCGATGGCGTCCCATTCCTCCCGTGAACTCGCCGAGCTGTCGCCGCTGCTCGATCAGGCGCTCACCCTCACGGGCGATGCGCGTTCGGCCTGGCTGGCGACATTGCGGAACGAGCAACCGGAGGCAGCCGCTCGTCTCGAGGCGCTACTGGCCGCTGAGGCGGGGATGGACGCCGATCGCTTTCTGGCCGACTCGCCCAGCCACGAGCTCACGCCGGACGCGGTAGCCCCGGACGCGGTAGCGCCGGACGCACTCGTGGGACGTCGCCTTGGTGCCTACACCCTCGAGCGGCCGCTCGGACAGGGCGGCATGGGCAGTGTGTGGCTGGCACGGCGCAGCGATGGACGTTACGACGGCGTGGCCGCGCTCAAGTTGCCGCATTTGTCGCGCCTGTCGAACGACGGTATACGCCGGTTTCAGCGTGAAGGCAGTGCGCTGGCCAAGCTCACGCACCCCAACATCGCGCGTCTCACCGATGCGGGCGTGGCCGATGACGGACAGCCGTACCTCGTACTGGAGTACGTAGACGGCACGCGCATCGATCGCTGGTGCGACGAACGGAAGCTCGATCCCGATGCGCGTCTCGCGCTCTTTCAGCAGGTGCTCGCCGCCGTGGCGCATGCGCATGCGTCGCTGCTGGTACACCGTGATCTCAAGCCGTCGAACATTCTTGTCACGGCCGATGGCGCGGTGAAGCTGCTCGACTTCGGTATCGTGAAGCTGCTCGAGGCCGCCCCCGATGGCTCCGATCCGGTCGAGATCACGGGGGTGGGCGGTGGACCACTCACGCCCGAATACGCCGCCCCCGAACAGGTGTCCGGTGGTCCGATCACCACCGCTACCGACATCTACGCGTTGGGCGTGCTGCTCTATCAGCTGCTCTCGGGCCGTCATCCCACGGCCGGAGACTCGCGGTCGGCGGTGGACATGCTGCAGGCCGTGGCCGCCACGATGCCGCGACGTATGAGTGCGGTCGTGGCCGATGAGAAGCTGCGCAAACTCTACGCCGGCGATCTCGATGTGATCGTGGCCAAGACGCTCGAGAAGGATCCGTCGCAGCGCTACGCGTCGGTGGCTGC from Gemmatimonas sp. carries:
- a CDS encoding GAF domain-containing protein; the protein is MTADPLYAMERLQEIADLDLLSADVDPILQDVAARAATHLSLPVSLISVVLDDALHVAGSHGLDGLWLGETGGHPVEWSFCATSVRTREAYVVERATEDAYHRTNPLVVQDGVRCYAGVPLISSRGYVLGNLCVVGLEERTFTANEVAFLHEMAQTTVARIEERRGRASAAVPHA